One Deltaproteobacteria bacterium DNA window includes the following coding sequences:
- a CDS encoding ABC transporter ATP-binding protein, which translates to MTTAFSLHDVTLGYDRHPAVHHLTGSFATGSLTALVGPNGSGKSTLLKGLIGLLAPLEGHLERNGLCQRDIAYLPQQAEIDRSFPISVIETVLLGHWRTTGLFRPITRTLRRQAEKALVAVGLDGFGRRPIASLSAGQFQRVLFARMLLQDCPVILLDEPFTAIDAKTTADLLRVVVGWHGEGRTIIAVLHDLDQVRESFP; encoded by the coding sequence ATGACAACCGCCTTTTCCCTCCACGACGTCACCCTGGGATACGACCGCCATCCGGCCGTGCATCACCTGACCGGCAGCTTCGCAACCGGTTCGTTGACGGCGCTGGTCGGCCCCAATGGATCAGGCAAGAGCACCTTGCTCAAGGGACTGATCGGTCTCCTGGCGCCTCTTGAGGGCCACTTGGAACGCAACGGCCTGTGCCAGAGGGATATTGCCTATCTGCCCCAGCAGGCAGAGATCGACCGCAGTTTCCCGATTTCGGTCATCGAGACGGTGTTGCTGGGTCACTGGCGCACCACCGGTCTGTTCCGCCCGATCACGCGTACCCTGCGGCGGCAAGCCGAGAAAGCGCTGGTGGCCGTCGGTCTCGATGGCTTCGGTCGACGGCCGATTGCCTCCTTGTCCGCGGGGCAGTTTCAACGGGTCTTGTTCGCCCGCATGCTGCTGCAAGACTGTCCTGTCATTCTGCTCGACGAGCCCTTCACGGCAATCGACGCCAAGACCACGGCCGACCTTCTGAGGGTGGTGGTGGGATGGCATGGCGAAGGACGAACGATCATCGCCGTGCTGCATGACCTCGACCAGGTGCGAGAGAGTTTTCCC
- a CDS encoding ABC transporter ATP-binding protein yields the protein MIEVEGLTRKYGDLVAVDDVSFSIGKGEVVGLLGHNGAGKTTIMRMLTGYIEPTAGSVVIDGMAVSEERLSIQRRLGYLSENAPLYPDMSVVRYLEYVADLRGVAPAERPAALRRALERTWLADRALDPVGTLSKGYKQRLGVAQAIVHEPEILILDEPTNGLDPAQIFQMRSLVSDLSENATIIVSTHILQEVEAVCERVIIMVQGRIAVDARLSELQQSNRLVVGLANPSDDAAGRLGEIPGVAEVLPAEGPRGETYALELEAATDEVAPGVARAAVEGGWQLYRLSEQARTLESVFREVSERGSHGR from the coding sequence GTGATCGAGGTCGAGGGTCTCACCCGAAAGTATGGTGATCTGGTGGCGGTGGACGACGTCTCCTTTTCCATCGGGAAAGGGGAGGTGGTCGGCCTTCTGGGGCACAACGGCGCCGGCAAGACCACCATCATGCGCATGCTCACGGGGTACATCGAGCCCACCGCGGGGTCGGTGGTCATCGACGGCATGGCGGTTTCCGAGGAGCGCCTGAGCATCCAGCGCAGGTTGGGTTACCTGTCGGAGAACGCGCCGCTCTATCCGGACATGTCGGTGGTGCGCTACCTGGAGTACGTGGCGGACCTGCGCGGGGTGGCGCCCGCCGAACGGCCGGCGGCGCTGCGGCGGGCGCTGGAGCGGACGTGGCTGGCGGACCGGGCGCTGGATCCGGTGGGGACGCTGTCCAAGGGCTACAAGCAGCGGCTGGGAGTGGCCCAGGCCATCGTGCACGAGCCGGAGATCCTGATTCTCGACGAGCCCACCAACGGTCTGGACCCGGCACAGATCTTCCAGATGCGCTCGCTGGTGAGCGACCTGAGCGAGAACGCCACCATCATCGTTTCCACGCACATCCTCCAGGAGGTGGAGGCGGTGTGCGAGCGGGTGATCATCATGGTGCAGGGGCGCATCGCGGTGGACGCCCGGTTGAGCGAGCTGCAACAGTCCAACCGGCTGGTGGTGGGGCTCGCCAATCCCTCCGACGACGCGGCCGGCCGTCTGGGCGAGATCCCCGGAGTGGCCGAGGTCCTGCCGGCGGAGGGCCCGCGCGGCGAGACCTACGCGCTGGAGCTCGAAGCCGCCACGGACGAGGTGGCTCCCGGCGTCGCCCGGGCGGCGGTGGAAGGCGGCTGGCAGCTCTACCGCCTGAGCGAGCAGGCGCGCACCCTGGAGAGCGTGTTCCGCGAAGTGTCGGAGAGAGGCAGCCATGGCAGGTAG
- a CDS encoding Gldg family protein, with translation MAGSIWSIAKKEFSTYFASPVAFIFLGTFSAVCLFIFFWVEQFFSRNIGDVRPLFEWMPTLLIFLSAALTMKMWSEERRMETLEFLFTMPVKTLHLVLGKFLACMGLVAIALALTVGVPATVSFMGPLDWGPVLGAYVASLLLAAAYCAIGLYISARNESQIASLILTTVIGFVFYLLGSLTFGSLVGNQWAEYLGLAATGVRFESITRGILDLRDVYYYVSVVGVFLALNVFSLERLRWSREGQKPRHRAWRLVTALVIVNFVLANFWLQRGVTVRADLTADQDYSISQATRDLVAQLQEPLLIRGYFSARTHPLLTPLIPRIRDTIREIESISGGRVRAEFVDPREEPGLEEEANQRFNIRPTPFRTVDRYQNSLVNSYFDLLLQYGDKHEVLRFSDLIEVKSGRTGTRVRLRNLEYDLARGMKRVLYGFQDIGALFAGIAQPVEFEAYVSPAEKLPESMAVFRRQLLISLRELRKESDGKLKYAVVDPEAEGGVVARQLAERHGFRPMSLGPLDPKKFYFYMLMKNNGTTVQVPLPEKLNQEAIRRSIEGALRRLAPGFIKTIGIHVPPLRPPQQPGMRPRPPERGFRFLAQKLQENYRVELVDMKSGVVPENVDLLLLAAPADFTAKQRFAVDQFLMKGGSVALLTSPYAVTRTEAGLAAKPHASGLEPLLEHYGVTVREALVLDPQNEPFPVTVNRKVGTFTVRELQLVPYPYFVDVRGRGLNEDNPITARLPQLTLSWASPLSLPDDEAGGVRATPLLSSSGESWVSDSLKVHPDYKLYPKLGFEREGQPGAQVLAAVLEGVFRSYFADKESPLLAGDEEEKPEGAADAAPAREAAEEEPEPVVTGLIDKSAESARIILVGSNDAFTDQTLQLSRAAANDRFVNSLQFMENVVDWALEDRALLSIRSRARFARTLVPMTREQKAFWEYLNYALVLAGLALVYGGHRYHLRRARDRYHRMLAVL, from the coding sequence ATGGCAGGTAGCATCTGGAGCATCGCCAAGAAGGAGTTTTCCACCTACTTCGCGTCGCCGGTGGCGTTCATCTTCCTGGGGACGTTCTCGGCGGTGTGCCTGTTCATCTTCTTCTGGGTCGAACAGTTCTTCTCGCGCAACATCGGCGACGTGCGTCCGCTGTTCGAGTGGATGCCGACCCTGCTGATCTTCCTGAGCGCCGCGCTGACCATGAAGATGTGGAGCGAGGAGCGGCGCATGGAGACCCTGGAGTTCCTCTTCACCATGCCGGTGAAGACGCTCCACCTGGTGCTGGGCAAGTTCCTCGCCTGCATGGGACTGGTGGCCATCGCGCTGGCGCTCACCGTGGGGGTGCCCGCGACCGTGTCGTTCATGGGCCCGCTGGACTGGGGTCCGGTGCTGGGAGCGTACGTCGCGTCGCTGCTGCTGGCGGCGGCCTACTGCGCCATCGGCCTGTACATCAGCGCGCGCAACGAGAGCCAGATCGCGAGCCTCATCCTCACCACGGTGATCGGCTTCGTCTTCTATCTCCTGGGCTCGCTGACCTTCGGTTCCCTGGTGGGCAATCAATGGGCGGAATACCTGGGTCTGGCGGCCACGGGGGTACGCTTCGAGTCCATTACCCGGGGGATCCTGGACCTGCGGGACGTCTACTACTACGTCAGCGTCGTGGGCGTCTTCCTCGCCCTGAACGTCTTCTCGCTGGAACGGCTGCGCTGGTCCAGGGAAGGGCAGAAGCCGCGCCACCGGGCATGGCGGCTGGTCACGGCCCTGGTCATCGTCAACTTCGTGCTGGCCAACTTCTGGTTGCAACGCGGCGTGACGGTGCGCGCCGACCTGACCGCGGACCAGGACTACTCCATCTCCCAGGCCACCCGCGACCTCGTCGCCCAGTTGCAGGAGCCGCTGCTCATCCGCGGCTACTTCAGCGCCCGGACGCACCCGTTGCTGACCCCCCTGATCCCGCGCATCCGCGACACCATTCGCGAGATCGAGTCCATCAGCGGCGGCCGCGTGCGCGCCGAGTTCGTCGACCCGCGGGAGGAACCCGGTCTCGAGGAGGAAGCCAACCAGCGCTTCAACATACGTCCGACCCCCTTTCGCACCGTCGACCGTTATCAGAACTCGCTGGTCAACTCCTACTTCGACCTGCTGCTCCAGTACGGCGACAAGCACGAGGTGCTGCGCTTCAGCGACCTGATCGAGGTCAAGAGCGGCAGGACGGGAACGCGGGTACGCCTGCGCAATCTCGAGTACGACCTCGCCCGCGGCATGAAGAGGGTGCTGTACGGCTTTCAGGACATCGGCGCGCTCTTCGCCGGCATCGCTCAGCCGGTGGAGTTCGAGGCGTATGTTTCGCCCGCGGAGAAGCTGCCCGAGTCCATGGCGGTCTTCCGCAGGCAGTTGCTGATCTCGCTGCGGGAGTTGCGCAAGGAGTCGGACGGGAAGCTCAAGTATGCCGTCGTCGATCCGGAGGCCGAGGGCGGCGTGGTGGCGCGGCAGCTCGCGGAGCGTCACGGGTTTCGCCCCATGTCCCTGGGTCCCCTCGATCCCAAGAAGTTCTATTTCTACATGCTGATGAAGAACAACGGCACCACGGTACAGGTGCCTCTGCCGGAGAAGCTCAACCAGGAGGCCATCCGGCGCAGCATCGAGGGGGCGCTCCGGCGCCTGGCTCCGGGCTTCATCAAGACCATCGGCATACACGTGCCGCCGCTGCGGCCGCCACAGCAGCCGGGGATGCGCCCCCGGCCTCCGGAGCGCGGCTTCCGGTTCCTGGCGCAGAAGCTGCAGGAGAACTACCGCGTCGAGCTGGTGGACATGAAGTCCGGAGTGGTGCCGGAGAACGTGGACCTGCTGCTGCTGGCGGCGCCCGCGGATTTCACGGCCAAGCAGCGGTTCGCCGTCGACCAGTTCCTGATGAAGGGCGGCTCCGTGGCGCTCCTGACCTCGCCCTATGCCGTCACGCGGACCGAGGCCGGCCTGGCCGCCAAGCCTCATGCCTCCGGCCTCGAACCGTTGCTCGAGCACTACGGCGTGACCGTGCGGGAGGCTCTGGTGCTGGATCCGCAGAACGAACCCTTTCCGGTGACCGTGAACCGGAAGGTGGGAACCTTCACGGTGCGGGAACTCCAACTCGTGCCCTACCCCTATTTCGTCGATGTACGGGGTCGAGGCCTCAACGAAGACAACCCCATCACGGCCCGGTTGCCCCAGTTGACCCTGAGCTGGGCGTCGCCGCTGTCGCTTCCCGACGACGAGGCCGGGGGCGTCCGCGCGACGCCGCTGCTCTCCAGCTCCGGCGAGTCCTGGGTGTCCGACTCCTTGAAGGTGCACCCCGACTACAAGCTCTACCCCAAGCTGGGGTTCGAGCGCGAGGGACAGCCCGGGGCACAGGTGCTGGCCGCGGTGTTGGAAGGGGTCTTCCGCTCCTATTTCGCGGACAAGGAGTCGCCGTTGCTGGCCGGGGACGAGGAGGAGAAGCCGGAGGGGGCGGCGGACGCCGCGCCCGCGCGGGAAGCGGCCGAAGAGGAGCCGGAGCCGGTGGTGACGGGTCTGATCGACAAGTCGGCGGAATCGGCGCGCATCATCCTCGTCGGCTCCAACGACGCGTTCACCGACCAGACGCTGCAACTCTCCCGCGCCGCTGCCAACGACCGCTTCGTCAACTCGCTGCAGTTCATGGAGAACGTGGTGGACTGGGCGTTGGAGGACCGGGCGCTGCTGTCCATCCGCAGCCGTGCCCGCTTCGCGCGCACGCTGGTTCCCATGACGCGGGAGCAAAAGGCGTTCTGGGAGTATCTCAACTACGCTTTGGTGCTGGCGGGTCTCGCGCTGGTCTACGGCGGCCACCGCTACCATTTGCGGCGCGCGCGGGACCGCTACCACCGGATGCTGGCGGTCCTGTAG